One Senegalimassilia faecalis genomic window, CCGTCTACAGCTACGGCGAGGGCGGTACGCCGGAGTACACCATCGAGGCGCTGCTGGCGAAAAACGGGCTGGACGGCACGTTCAACCTAGAGTTCAAGTCCAGCCCGCTCGAGGTGCTCAACATGATGCAGCAGCAGGACGGGTGCGTGGCCATTCTTCCGCAGCCGTTCGTTTCCCTGGCGAAAATCCTGGTCAACCCGCTGTACATCCCCATCGACCTGACGGTGGAGTGGGACCGCGCGTTCGCCGACACGGGCAGCCAGGCCGTCACCACCACTACCATCGTCAACCGCCAGTTTTTGGAGGAGCACGAGCAGGCCGTGGTGGAGTATCTGAACATGGCCGGCCAGTCGGTGAGCTGGACGCTTGCGAACATGGGCGACGCCGCCGCGCTTCAGGAGGAGTTGGGCACGTTCCTCAACAATTCCGTGGCGCTTGACGCCATGCCCTACATCTCCATGGTGAACCTGACGGGCGAGCAGATGCGCACGGCGCTGTCGGGCTTTCTGCACGAGCTGTACCTGGCAAACCCCGACTCCATCGGCGGCAAGATGCCCGGCGAGGACTTCTACTACCTGCCGCCGGAAGGCCAGCTTGACGAGCGCTTCCTGCAAGCGGGCCTTGAGCAGGCAACGCAGCACGAAAGCAGCGCCGGCACCGGCAACAATGGCGTAACCGCTTCGGCGGCAGATGCGCAGGCGGCCATCGAAGCCTTCGGCGGCACGGCCTCGGGTAAGTAGCGCCGCCATGTTCGAGAAGGTGAAATCCCTGGTGGGGCGCGGGGGCGGCGTGCCCCGCGGCGCGGTAGGCGACGACGAGCCGCGCATGCAGTTCGCCGCTATCGCCGCGAAGGTGGGCATGCCCGAGGAGAAGGTGGCCATGATGGCGCAGATGGTGCGCCAAAACGGCATGGCCGACTCGCAGATGGGCTTCATGATGCAGACGGCCTGTGCCAAAGGTGTCGATCGCGAGGAAATCATGGGCATGCTCACCAGCCTGGGCGTGCAGAAATCCCAGGTGGTGCGCGTGATGCAGGCGCAAGGGCTTATGGATGCCGAAGAGGCAACCCGCATCCTGGATGCCGAGCGCGCCGCCGCCGAGCGCCGTGCGGCCACCAGGGCGGGCGACGCGCGCAAGCGGTTCGCCCGCAAGGCGGCCATCATCGCGTTTTGGCTGGTGGTGTGGGAGCTACTCGACCGCGTGGTCGACAACCGCCTTGTGCTTGCCGGTCCCATCCGCACGCTGCAGGCGCTGGCCGACCAGGTGGTCATGCCGAACTTCTGGATGATCGTCGGTGCCAGCTTCGGGCGCATCGCGCTGGGGTTTCTGTTGTCGTTCGTCGTCGGGTTCCTGCTGGCGCTGGTGGCGTGCCGCGTGAGGCTGTTCCGCGACTTCATCGATCCCATCATCAGCCTGCTGCGCACCATCCCCGTGGCGTCGTTCATCATCTTGCTGCTCATTTGGGTGGGCAACCAGGCGCTTACGGTTTTCCTGGCGTTCTTCATCGTGCTGCCGCTCATCTACACGAACATGGTCACCGGGTTCGAAAGCGTGGACAAGCAGATGCTCGAGATGGCGCGCGTGTACGGGCTGTCGCGGTGGCGCACGTTTTTGTACGTGTACCGTCCGGCGTTCATGCCGTTTCTGCTGTCCAGCACGAAGATTTCGCTGGGCATGACATGGAAAAGCGGCATCATGGCCGAGGTTTTGGCCACGCCGAAGCCGTCCATCGGCAAGGAGATGGCCACGGCACGCACGTTTCTGGACACGCCCGACCTGTTGGCGTGGACCGTGGTGGTGATGGTGGCATCGGTGCTGTTCGAGAAGGCGTTCATGGCGCTGCTGAAGCGTGCGAACCGTCCGCTTGGCGGGCTAATCGGGAAGCGAGGCGAGTAGCGTGGGGCTATTTAGGACGTTCGCGGACGTGGAGTTCGATGGGGTTTGCAAGGCGTACGGGGCCAACGAGGTGCTGCGGCGCGCGACGTTCACGCTGCCGGGCGGCGGCGTGCGCTGCCTCATGGCGCCGTCGGGCAGTGGCAAGACGACGTTGTTCCGGGTGCTGCTGGGCCTTGAACGCGCCGATGCGGGGCAGATTCGCGGCGTTTCCCCAGGTCGCATTAGCATGATGTTCCAGGAAGACCGCCTGTGCGAAACGTTGACGCCCGTGGAGAACGTGGCGCTGGTGCTGCCGCCGAGCGCGCGTCGCGCTGACGTGCGCGACCTGTTGGCCGAGATTCTGCCGCCCGATTGCCTGAACCAGCCGGCCATGGAGCTGTCCGGTGGCATGCGGCGGCGCGTGTCGCTTGCGCGGGCCGTGGCGTTTCCCAGCGACCTGGTGGTGCTTGACGAGCCGTTCACCGGCCTTGACCAGGCCACGAAGGAGAAGGTCATCGCGTTCACGCTGCGCCACCGCGCAGGACGCACGCTGCTGGTGGCCACGCATGGCGAAGACGACGCGCGCCTGCTGGGCGCCGAACGCATCAACCTGGTGGACGTGCAAGACGGCGGTGTGGGGACGGCGTGAGCGAGCGCGGCGCCAACGGTTGCGCGCGGGACCATCGGGCGGACCTGGATTGCGCCGGCGCTCTGCGAGGTGGCGATGCGCGCTTTGGGAGCGCGGGAAGTTCGCGGCGTGCGTTCGATAGCTGTTGACCAGGCGTTTTGAGGCAATCGATTCCGAAA contains:
- a CDS encoding substrate-binding domain-containing protein, with protein sequence MAYPNMSRRGFAALAGVAALSALGLSGCSAGEGAQGSAAGSGAGAGAAGDGTTFSTRVESRDLMGSPDACDVRVGLIMGPPSMGLSQFIVAAQAGKTFNNFTFEPNGVDYVGLSALFNKGDYDICTLPSNIGPILYNNAELKNRYEVISVNNLGVLYVMTNDESVATLDDLRGRTVYSYGEGGTPEYTIEALLAKNGLDGTFNLEFKSSPLEVLNMMQQQDGCVAILPQPFVSLAKILVNPLYIPIDLTVEWDRAFADTGSQAVTTTTIVNRQFLEEHEQAVVEYLNMAGQSVSWTLANMGDAAALQEELGTFLNNSVALDAMPYISMVNLTGEQMRTALSGFLHELYLANPDSIGGKMPGEDFYYLPPEGQLDERFLQAGLEQATQHESSAGTGNNGVTASAADAQAAIEAFGGTASGK
- a CDS encoding ABC transporter permease: MFEKVKSLVGRGGGVPRGAVGDDEPRMQFAAIAAKVGMPEEKVAMMAQMVRQNGMADSQMGFMMQTACAKGVDREEIMGMLTSLGVQKSQVVRVMQAQGLMDAEEATRILDAERAAAERRAATRAGDARKRFARKAAIIAFWLVVWELLDRVVDNRLVLAGPIRTLQALADQVVMPNFWMIVGASFGRIALGFLLSFVVGFLLALVACRVRLFRDFIDPIISLLRTIPVASFIILLLIWVGNQALTVFLAFFIVLPLIYTNMVTGFESVDKQMLEMARVYGLSRWRTFLYVYRPAFMPFLLSSTKISLGMTWKSGIMAEVLATPKPSIGKEMATARTFLDTPDLLAWTVVVMVASVLFEKAFMALLKRANRPLGGLIGKRGE
- a CDS encoding ATP-binding cassette domain-containing protein; translation: MGLFRTFADVEFDGVCKAYGANEVLRRATFTLPGGGVRCLMAPSGSGKTTLFRVLLGLERADAGQIRGVSPGRISMMFQEDRLCETLTPVENVALVLPPSARRADVRDLLAEILPPDCLNQPAMELSGGMRRRVSLARAVAFPSDLVVLDEPFTGLDQATKEKVIAFTLRHRAGRTLLVATHGEDDARLLGAERINLVDVQDGGVGTA